The following proteins are co-located in the Pedobacter sp. FW305-3-2-15-E-R2A2 genome:
- a CDS encoding DNA polymerase Y family protein, whose amino-acid sequence MPRRYLTIWFRHLTTDQLAIRKPELKGEPFVLAAAERGRMVVKACSAAAREKGVEAGMVLADARALIPKLEVLDDHPLRGERLLRALAEWSLRYTPIAAVDLPDGLILDISGCAHLWGGEEPYLNDILSKLRKPGYEVRAAIADTIGASWAVSRFGQSSPVIEPGAHVDALQSLPPAALRLEATVLDRLQKLGLYQIRSFINMPQRVLRRRFGQDLLNRLDQALGLVSEPITPIQAIVPYQEALPSLEPIRTATGIEIALRKLLEILCQRLFREGKGMRKGVFKGYRIDGKLQQIEIGTNEPVRNVGHLFKLFELKVATIAPGLGIDLFVLEAPVVEELSIQQESLWAASNQEHLAIAGLLDKIAGRFGANTIHRYLPDQHHWPERSIREAKSLQEKPAIAWPEDQPRPLCLLPQPERIQVTSPIPDYPPMLFIYKGKVHKIRKADGPERIEREWWIEQGLVRDYYRVEDEQGARYWVFRSGHYHDGQPEWFIHGFFA is encoded by the coding sequence ATGCCAAGGCGATACCTTACGATATGGTTCCGTCATTTAACGACGGATCAACTCGCTATCCGCAAACCGGAGCTGAAAGGGGAGCCTTTTGTACTGGCCGCTGCCGAACGCGGACGAATGGTGGTAAAGGCCTGTAGTGCTGCTGCCAGGGAGAAAGGAGTGGAAGCAGGAATGGTCCTGGCTGATGCAAGGGCCCTAATTCCCAAACTGGAGGTGCTGGATGACCATCCGCTCAGGGGTGAAAGATTGCTTCGGGCCCTGGCCGAATGGAGTTTGAGGTATACGCCGATTGCAGCTGTTGATTTACCGGATGGCCTGATTCTCGACATTAGTGGTTGCGCACACCTTTGGGGTGGCGAAGAACCATACCTCAATGATATTTTAAGCAAGCTCCGTAAACCGGGTTATGAAGTCCGGGCGGCCATAGCAGATACAATAGGCGCCTCCTGGGCAGTATCCCGCTTCGGACAAAGCAGTCCGGTGATTGAGCCGGGAGCGCATGTTGATGCCTTGCAGTCTTTACCACCAGCGGCATTGCGACTGGAAGCAACTGTGCTGGACCGCCTGCAGAAGTTGGGCCTGTATCAGATCCGGAGTTTCATCAATATGCCTCAAAGGGTGCTGCGCAGGCGTTTCGGACAGGATTTGCTAAACAGGCTGGATCAGGCTTTAGGCTTGGTGTCAGAGCCGATAACGCCCATCCAGGCCATCGTTCCCTACCAGGAAGCACTTCCATCCCTGGAGCCGATCCGTACGGCCACGGGCATTGAAATCGCCTTGCGGAAGCTGTTGGAAATCCTTTGTCAGCGGTTGTTTCGCGAAGGTAAGGGAATGAGGAAAGGGGTGTTTAAAGGTTACCGGATCGATGGAAAGCTTCAGCAGATAGAAATCGGAACAAATGAACCGGTGAGAAATGTAGGCCATTTATTTAAGCTATTCGAGCTGAAGGTCGCTACGATTGCGCCGGGATTGGGAATAGACTTGTTTGTTTTGGAAGCACCTGTGGTGGAAGAACTTTCCATCCAACAGGAAAGCCTTTGGGCAGCGAGTAACCAGGAGCACCTGGCCATCGCAGGTCTGCTGGACAAGATTGCAGGGCGATTTGGTGCGAATACCATACACCGCTACCTGCCTGATCAGCACCATTGGCCGGAACGCTCTATCCGGGAAGCCAAAAGTTTACAGGAAAAACCGGCCATCGCCTGGCCGGAGGATCAACCCCGGCCACTCTGCTTATTGCCCCAACCGGAGCGAATCCAGGTCACCTCGCCAATTCCTGATTATCCACCCATGCTGTTTATCTATAAGGGAAAGGTTCATAAAATCAGAAAGGCAGATGGCCCGGAAAGAATAGAGCGGGAATGGTGGATTGAACAAGGGCTGGTCAGAGATTATTATCGGGTAGAGGATGAGCAGGGGGCACGTTACTGGGTATTCCGATCGGGTCATTATCATGATGGCCAGCCAGAATGGTTTATACATGGTTTTTTTGCTTAA
- a CDS encoding Error-prone repair protein ImuA, with protein MEEAANKNDIIEKLKKEILLMQGFSAVLDHGRLDIGLGPMEKAFPNHIFPTAAVHEFVSTHPAAAAATTGFMAGLISHLMKTEGTCLWVGTRRQLFPPGLKAFGISPDRVIFIDLQRERDVLWAIEESLKCSAVTAVVAELKEISLTESRRLQLAVEKSRVTGFLHRCNPQKINHIASVSRWEISPIISHLEAGVPGVGYPRWNVELQKIRNGKPGSWQLEWSAGRFSHLETAATPNTLIQQTG; from the coding sequence ATGGAAGAAGCGGCGAATAAAAATGATATCATTGAAAAACTGAAAAAGGAGATCCTTTTAATGCAGGGATTCTCTGCGGTTTTAGATCATGGACGCCTGGATATTGGCCTTGGGCCAATGGAAAAAGCTTTTCCTAACCATATTTTTCCGACCGCTGCAGTACATGAATTTGTGAGTACCCATCCCGCAGCTGCAGCAGCCACCACAGGTTTTATGGCTGGTCTGATCAGCCATTTAATGAAAACGGAAGGCACTTGCCTTTGGGTCGGGACGCGGCGTCAGCTTTTTCCACCTGGCCTGAAAGCTTTCGGGATCTCTCCAGACCGGGTGATTTTTATAGACCTGCAACGCGAACGGGATGTCCTTTGGGCAATCGAAGAATCCCTGAAATGCAGCGCGGTAACTGCAGTAGTTGCCGAACTTAAAGAAATTAGCCTTACTGAATCCCGGCGACTACAACTTGCCGTAGAAAAAAGCCGGGTTACAGGTTTTCTGCACCGCTGCAATCCTCAAAAAATAAACCATATTGCCTCTGTTTCCCGCTGGGAAATTAGTCCAATCATCAGTCATCTGGAAGCGGGTGTTCCGGGGGTAGGCTATCCCCGCTGGAATGTAGAACTGCAAAAGATCCGCAACGGTAAACCCGGAAGTTGGCAGTTGGAATGGTCGGCAGGGCGATTTAGCCATTTGGAAACTGCAGCAACCCCAAACACTTTGATTCAGCAAACAGGATAG
- a CDS encoding helix-turn-helix domain-containing protein codes for MDTQKVFFSANIKFLRERKKLSQEMMAESLGIGRSKLNALESGQTKAPQPEDLINCSNTFKISIDSLLKVELSRISELKLRELEAGTDIYLQGGNLRVLAITVDKDNKENMEYIPVKAKAGYQAGYKDPEFLASLPRFSLPNLPESGTFRMFPTTGASMLPIPEGAEVICRFVADWQQLKARSLCIVILKGEQDFVFKQLTIEKEGTILLESLNKLFQPYRVPVAEVLELWQFHSYQSQEIPEQETDLMEIKHMISSLQDQLLKKLKV; via the coding sequence ATGGATACTCAAAAAGTTTTTTTTTCTGCCAATATTAAGTTCCTCAGGGAAAGGAAGAAACTGAGCCAGGAAATGATGGCAGAAAGCCTGGGCATAGGCCGTTCTAAGCTCAATGCGCTGGAAAGCGGGCAGACTAAAGCCCCCCAGCCGGAGGACCTTATCAATTGTTCAAATACTTTTAAGATCAGTATAGACAGCCTCCTGAAAGTGGAGCTTTCCAGGATTTCAGAACTCAAGCTCCGGGAATTAGAGGCTGGAACTGATATTTATTTGCAGGGAGGCAACCTCCGCGTATTGGCGATCACGGTGGATAAGGACAACAAAGAAAATATGGAATATATCCCTGTAAAGGCGAAGGCCGGTTATCAGGCCGGCTACAAGGACCCTGAATTCCTGGCTTCTTTGCCCAGATTTTCCCTGCCCAATCTCCCTGAATCCGGTACTTTCCGGATGTTCCCCACCACAGGAGCTTCGATGTTACCAATTCCGGAAGGTGCTGAGGTGATCTGTAGATTTGTAGCCGACTGGCAACAGTTAAAAGCCCGCAGTCTATGCATTGTTATATTGAAAGGAGAACAGGATTTTGTATTCAAGCAGCTGACGATTGAAAAGGAAGGAACCATACTCCTGGAATCTTTAAACAAGTTATTCCAGCCTTATCGTGTACCTGTTGCTGAAGTATTGGAATTGTGGCAGTTTCATAGTTACCAGAGTCAGGAGATTCCGGAACAGGAAACTGATTTGATGGAAATTAAACACATGATCAGTTCGTTACAAGACCAATTGCTAAAAAAATTAAAGGTTTAG
- a CDS encoding nuclear transport factor 2 family protein: protein MKLIPFLFVLIVMGTLKVQAQTRQDTLDIKRVALAYIESQHTPNPKQMQEALHPRVVKRSVFKNKKTQKDFVSEYSAENLVILAETYNTAGDKFPKTPKKEIKLLDVSALTASVKLIADEWFDYMHIVKTNGEWKIINVLWQYNKTSEHQ from the coding sequence ATGAAGTTAATCCCCTTTCTTTTCGTACTCATTGTGATGGGCACGTTGAAAGTTCAAGCGCAGACCAGGCAGGACACACTGGACATCAAAAGAGTAGCACTTGCTTATATTGAGTCTCAACATACGCCAAATCCTAAACAAATGCAGGAAGCATTACATCCCCGGGTAGTCAAAAGATCGGTTTTCAAAAACAAGAAAACACAAAAAGACTTTGTTTCTGAATATTCAGCTGAAAATCTGGTGATTCTTGCAGAAACCTATAATACTGCTGGAGATAAGTTTCCAAAAACGCCAAAGAAAGAAATTAAGCTACTGGATGTATCTGCATTAACCGCATCCGTAAAATTAATTGCCGACGAATGGTTTGATTATATGCACATCGTGAAGACGAATGGAGAATGGAAAATCATCAACGTACTTTGGCAGTATAATAAGACATCAGAACATCAATAG
- a CDS encoding alpha-L-fucosidase, whose protein sequence is MKPEYKMRKITLSFILMLSTATSIFAQESKPYEGVPGWAETKDQRLKWFREARFGLFIHWGLYSAAGGSWNGKVYPQHYAEWIETWANVPSKEYSETLKPKFTAAKFKPEAWAALAKEAGMKYMVITSRHHEGFSIFNSKAPYSLNNPVTGGTNISPKGRDLYGETVAAFKKAGLKTGAYYSLLDWQHPDSYHTFQNNPRVPGTKPNHEVYKNYLYDQVKELAQNYGKMDVLWLDFSGKDTQGETWGTKRILTDLIKWQPGIIVNNRFWEGLENKNGDIGTPEKYVPPAGLPGMDWEVSHTMNESYGYSAHDQNWKSYDKMMNLFLETVSKGGNFLLNIGPDGEGQIPEQGVKILKEIGAWMKVNNEAVYGTTASPFPSLDWGYATQKPGKLYLEVFNPPVNGVLDVPLSSGISKAYILGNKGKALLVKTAANGKTIQLPADFSGPKPMVIVAEIKGLPVVLTQQLSSLKDGSIVLNANNAKLTGTGGIKLKGASTHDPNRPNTIAFWTNKNDYAYWDLKIQKPGKYKVMVNYFASANAAGTLQFNLENNALNYSIPAENSAGFKEVEAGMIEVSQQAIGAASLRLELKATGITGKSMPEISSITLKPI, encoded by the coding sequence ATGAAACCTGAATATAAAATGAGAAAAATCACTTTATCTTTTATCCTGATGCTCAGTACGGCAACGTCGATCTTCGCTCAGGAATCTAAGCCTTATGAAGGGGTTCCCGGTTGGGCGGAAACCAAAGACCAGCGACTCAAATGGTTTAGGGAAGCCCGGTTTGGCCTCTTTATCCACTGGGGCTTATACAGCGCCGCCGGTGGTTCCTGGAATGGCAAGGTATACCCTCAGCACTATGCAGAATGGATCGAAACCTGGGCTAATGTTCCGAGCAAGGAATATAGCGAAACATTGAAGCCTAAATTTACAGCGGCAAAGTTTAAACCGGAAGCATGGGCAGCACTGGCAAAAGAAGCAGGAATGAAATATATGGTGATCACCTCCAGACATCATGAAGGCTTTAGCATTTTCAATAGTAAAGCTCCTTATTCCCTGAATAATCCGGTAACGGGAGGAACGAACATCTCTCCGAAAGGAAGAGATTTATATGGAGAAACGGTTGCTGCTTTTAAAAAGGCAGGACTGAAAACCGGTGCCTACTATTCTTTGCTGGACTGGCAGCATCCTGATTCTTACCATACTTTTCAAAATAATCCACGTGTTCCGGGAACTAAGCCGAATCATGAGGTTTACAAGAATTACCTGTACGATCAGGTGAAAGAGCTGGCACAGAATTATGGTAAAATGGATGTGCTATGGCTGGATTTCAGCGGAAAAGATACTCAGGGTGAAACTTGGGGAACCAAACGCATCCTGACAGATCTCATCAAATGGCAGCCAGGTATTATCGTAAATAATCGTTTCTGGGAGGGCTTGGAGAACAAAAACGGAGATATTGGTACACCTGAGAAATATGTCCCACCAGCAGGTTTGCCGGGAATGGATTGGGAAGTGAGCCATACCATGAACGAAAGTTATGGTTATAGTGCCCATGATCAAAACTGGAAATCTTATGATAAGATGATGAACCTGTTTTTAGAAACCGTAAGTAAAGGAGGAAACTTCTTGTTAAATATTGGTCCGGATGGGGAAGGACAGATTCCTGAACAAGGTGTAAAGATCCTGAAAGAAATAGGCGCATGGATGAAGGTAAATAACGAAGCGGTATATGGAACAACGGCCAGCCCGTTTCCATCACTGGATTGGGGTTATGCGACACAGAAACCCGGAAAGTTATACCTGGAAGTTTTTAATCCTCCTGTAAACGGAGTGTTGGATGTTCCTTTGTCCAGCGGCATTAGCAAAGCTTATATTTTAGGGAATAAAGGAAAAGCATTGTTGGTTAAAACGGCGGCGAACGGCAAGACGATCCAGCTTCCTGCTGATTTCTCCGGGCCGAAACCAATGGTCATCGTCGCAGAGATCAAAGGTCTGCCTGTCGTACTGACCCAACAACTGAGCTCGCTGAAAGATGGAAGTATTGTGCTGAATGCGAATAACGCTAAACTGACGGGTACCGGCGGTATTAAGTTAAAAGGAGCATCGACTCATGATCCAAACAGACCAAATACCATTGCTTTCTGGACAAATAAAAATGATTATGCGTATTGGGATTTGAAAATTCAGAAACCAGGAAAGTATAAAGTAATGGTCAATTATTTCGCATCAGCTAATGCAGCTGGAACACTTCAGTTTAACCTTGAAAATAATGCACTTAATTATAGCATTCCGGCTGAAAATAGTGCTGGTTTTAAGGAGGTTGAGGCAGGAATGATCGAGGTTTCGCAACAGGCGATAGGAGCAGCCTCGCTAAGATTGGAGCTAAAGGCAACAGGGATCACTGGCAAGTCTATGCCGGAGATCAGCAGCATTACGTTGAAGCCGATTTAA